One window of the Candidatus Jettenia sp. genome contains the following:
- the rpsE gene encoding 30S ribosomal protein S5: MGRIEEPVKLEETVVRINRCTTVTKGGKSMSFSALVVVGDKKGSVGIGFGKAREVPNAVSKAVKEAKKEMVKIPLVGDTIPHLMWGKYKAASIFLKPALPGTGIKAGASSRAVLESVGIKNILTKCYGKRNPLNVAKATLMGLKALRTKQEVEELRGVKIE; encoded by the coding sequence TTGGGACGTATCGAAGAACCTGTAAAATTAGAAGAAACGGTTGTGAGAATCAACCGATGTACTACAGTAACTAAGGGTGGAAAATCTATGAGCTTTAGCGCCCTTGTTGTTGTAGGTGATAAAAAAGGGAGTGTAGGCATTGGTTTTGGTAAGGCTCGTGAAGTGCCAAATGCTGTGAGCAAAGCAGTTAAAGAGGCAAAAAAAGAAATGGTTAAAATTCCTCTTGTTGGTGATACAATACCTCATTTGATGTGGGGAAAATACAAAGCCGCAAGTATTTTTTTAAAGCCAGCTTTGCCGGGAACTGGTATTAAAGCTGGTGCATCTTCCCGTGCTGTACTTGAGTCGGTAGGAATTAAAAATATATTAACAAAATGTTATGGTAAAAGAAATCCTCTTAATGTAGCGAAAGCGACATTGATGGGATTAAAGGCTTTAAGGACAAAGCAGGAAGTTGAAGAATTAAGAGGAGTAAAGATAGAATGA
- the rpsM gene encoding 30S ribosomal protein S13, translating into MPRIAGTDIPADKRIVISLTYIYGIGKTLSEKILKDINIDENIRAKDLHEDQLSMISGYIEKSFATEGQLRRQEMQNIARMKSISCYRGIRHKIGLPVRGQRTKTNARTRKGRKKTVAGKKSVKELG; encoded by the coding sequence ATGCCGAGAATTGCAGGAACGGACATTCCAGCAGATAAAAGAATAGTTATTTCACTTACCTATATTTATGGAATTGGAAAGACTTTGTCTGAAAAGATATTAAAAGATATTAATATCGATGAGAATATACGCGCAAAGGATCTTCATGAAGATCAGTTAAGTATGATTAGCGGGTACATCGAGAAGAGTTTTGCTACAGAAGGTCAGTTACGCAGGCAGGAAATGCAGAATATTGCACGCATGAAAAGTATCAGCTGTTATCGTGGAATACGGCATAAAATCGGTTTACCAGTTAGGGGCCAAAGGACAAAAACAAATGCACGTACCAGAAAAGGTCGTAAGAAGACAGTAGCCGGGAAGAAGAGCGTGAAAGAATTAGGTTAA
- the rplR gene encoding 50S ribosomal protein L18, whose product MDRIKEKLHKRTRRHYRVRRKVFGTSERPRLSVYRSLKHIYCQIINDVDGKTLVSVSTQTPDVKSQVGYGGNVKAAEIVGKMIADEARSQGITKVVFDKGGYKYHGRIKALAESARKHNLDF is encoded by the coding sequence ATGGATCGTATAAAAGAAAAATTGCATAAAAGAACAAGACGTCATTATAGAGTCAGAAGAAAGGTGTTTGGAACTAGTGAAAGGCCGCGTTTAAGTGTTTATCGTAGTTTGAAACATATTTATTGCCAGATTATCAATGATGTCGATGGAAAAACTTTAGTATCAGTTTCTACACAAACTCCTGATGTTAAATCGCAGGTTGGGTATGGGGGAAATGTTAAAGCTGCGGAGATTGTAGGAAAAATGATTGCTGATGAAGCGCGGAGTCAAGGTATTACAAAAGTTGTTTTTGATAAAGGTGGTTATAAATATCACGGAAGGATAAAAGCTTTAGCGGAAAGTGCTAGGAAGCATAATTTAGATTTCTAA
- the infA gene encoding translation initiation factor IF-1 — translation MAKEEPIRVEATVKEALPNAMFWVELQNGHKVLAHVSGKMRMHFIKILPGDKVTIEMSPYDLDKGRIIYRQV, via the coding sequence ATGGCAAAAGAAGAACCAATAAGAGTTGAGGCGACCGTAAAAGAGGCGCTTCCCAATGCAATGTTCTGGGTAGAGTTGCAGAATGGCCATAAGGTGCTCGCGCATGTCTCTGGAAAGATGAGAATGCATTTTATTAAGATATTGCCTGGTGATAAAGTAACTATTGAAATGTCTCCTTATGATCTTGATAAAGGCAGAATTATTTATAGGCAAGTCTAA
- the rpmJ gene encoding 50S ribosomal protein L36 — MKVRSSVKRICENCKIIRRKKVVRVICTNPRHKQRQG, encoded by the coding sequence ATGAAAGTTAGGTCTTCTGTAAAGAGAATCTGTGAAAATTGTAAAATAATAAGGCGAAAAAAGGTTGTTCGAGTAATTTGCACCAATCCCCGTCATAAGCAAAGGCAAGGATAG
- a CDS encoding adenylate kinase produces MRIVFLGPPGAGKGTQAQNISKEKKVPHISSGNLLREAVEIGTDTGIKARYYIEKGLLVPDQIVVDIIKDRILKNDCTNGFILDGFPRTLSQAKVLDEMLKELGNKLDLVFHFAVSKESIVLRLSGRRICGSCGSNYHVTYVPSTRDGFCDKCGGFLNQRADDKPETVLERLRVYREQTEDLIAYYRKNGILKEIQSDARIEVITKNILDTIDILSEKKSLALE; encoded by the coding sequence ATGAGGATCGTCTTTCTTGGACCTCCTGGAGCTGGTAAAGGGACTCAGGCGCAAAATATTTCTAAAGAGAAGAAGGTACCGCATATATCTTCCGGAAATTTGTTAAGAGAAGCTGTGGAGATAGGTACCGACACAGGTATAAAAGCACGGTATTATATTGAGAAAGGGTTGTTAGTACCTGACCAGATCGTCGTTGATATTATTAAAGATCGTATCTTGAAAAATGATTGTACAAACGGATTTATTTTAGACGGATTCCCAAGAACTTTATCCCAAGCAAAAGTATTAGATGAAATGTTAAAAGAACTTGGAAATAAGCTAGATCTGGTTTTTCATTTTGCCGTCTCCAAAGAAAGTATTGTCCTTCGCCTATCTGGGAGAAGAATTTGTGGTAGTTGTGGCTCAAATTATCATGTAACGTATGTTCCGTCGACAAGAGACGGATTTTGTGATAAATGCGGTGGTTTTCTCAATCAGCGAGCAGATGATAAACCTGAAACGGTGCTAGAAAGATTAAGGGTTTACCGTGAACAAACTGAGGATTTGATAGCTTATTATAGGAAGAATGGTATCTTAAAAGAGATTCAAAGTGACGCACGTATAGAAGTAATTACAAAAAATATATTAGATACTATTGATATTTTGTCTGAAAAAAAATCCCTGGCATTGGAGTGA
- the secY gene encoding preprotein translocase subunit SecY: protein MIEQFGNIFRIPELRKKVLITLGLIALCRVGVYIPIPGIDTTVLKSYFHQFTQTGVGQLLGLVDMFAGGALTSGAIFGLGVMPYISASIIFQLLVGVIPYLEKLQKEGEVGRKKINQYTRLATVGLCLFQAFVMTRTLYTVEFNGVPVIPVYLQGIGFQMMAALLLTTGTMTLMWIGEQIEEHGIGSGISIVIMVGIIERLPWAFSQVIQNFTFSVTPAEHQIGIVKLLVLLGMFLAIVGGVVYITQGQRRIPVQQAKHTRGRKVYGGQRHFLPLRVNQAGVMPIIFAQSLLIFPAAIMQGIQARLDPGTVGYWMTSRLSDILQGGVIYVILYILLITFFCYFWTAIQFNPKEMSNNMKDYGSFIPGIRPGHRTAEYLESIMGKITLAGAAFLALIAILPKLVAGGFELNRAIAGFYGGTGLLIIVGVALDMVQRIESHMIMRQYSGFLSGGTRIRGRMG from the coding sequence ATGATTGAACAATTTGGAAACATTTTTAGAATTCCGGAATTAAGAAAAAAAGTACTTATAACCCTCGGCTTAATAGCATTATGCCGTGTCGGTGTCTATATTCCTATACCAGGAATTGATACGACAGTATTAAAGTCATATTTTCACCAGTTTACGCAGACAGGGGTTGGGCAGTTGTTAGGATTAGTTGATATGTTTGCAGGGGGTGCGTTGACTTCAGGTGCCATTTTTGGCTTAGGTGTTATGCCCTATATAAGTGCATCTATTATATTCCAGTTGCTGGTTGGTGTAATACCTTATCTTGAAAAACTACAAAAAGAGGGAGAGGTAGGAAGGAAGAAAATTAATCAGTATACTCGCCTTGCAACAGTTGGGCTTTGCTTATTTCAGGCATTTGTGATGACGAGGACACTTTATACCGTAGAATTTAATGGAGTTCCGGTTATCCCTGTCTATCTGCAGGGTATCGGATTTCAAATGATGGCGGCGCTTCTTTTGACTACGGGGACAATGACACTCATGTGGATAGGTGAGCAAATAGAAGAGCACGGAATTGGGAGTGGAATATCGATCGTAATTATGGTCGGTATTATTGAGCGTTTACCGTGGGCTTTCTCTCAAGTTATACAAAACTTTACATTCTCTGTAACTCCAGCAGAGCATCAGATTGGTATTGTGAAGTTGCTTGTCCTTTTAGGTATGTTCTTAGCGATTGTTGGTGGTGTTGTATACATCACACAAGGTCAAAGGAGAATACCTGTTCAGCAGGCAAAACATACACGGGGAAGAAAGGTGTATGGTGGGCAAAGGCATTTTTTACCGCTTAGAGTGAATCAAGCAGGTGTAATGCCTATTATATTTGCTCAATCTCTGTTGATTTTTCCGGCCGCAATTATGCAGGGCATACAAGCAAGGTTAGACCCTGGAACAGTTGGTTATTGGATGACTTCTCGTTTATCAGATATATTGCAAGGTGGCGTGATTTATGTTATACTTTACATACTTCTTATAACTTTCTTTTGTTACTTTTGGACCGCTATACAATTCAATCCTAAAGAAATGTCTAATAATATGAAAGATTATGGAAGTTTTATTCCGGGAATCAGGCCTGGACACAGAACAGCAGAATACTTAGAAAGTATTATGGGTAAGATTACGCTGGCTGGGGCGGCCTTTTTAGCATTAATTGCGATCTTGCCTAAACTTGTTGCCGGCGGTTTCGAGCTTAATCGTGCTATAGCTGGCTTTTACGGTGGTACAGGATTACTGATTATTGTAGGAGTGGCGCTTGATATGGTGCAAAGGATTGAATCCCATATGATTATGAGGCAATATAGTGGATTTTTAAGTGGAGGCACAAGAATTAGAGGAAGGATGGGATGA
- the rplO gene encoding 50S ribosomal protein L15, producing MNLTDIKAIPFYRKRKKRVGRGRGSGIGKTSGRGGKGATARSGNETKIQFEGGQTPLFRRLPKRGFNNPFKKRYAIINIKDIAQFEKDTVVDFGKLKDAGLIRKVLDGVKVLGEGEIKNPLTVIANKFSKVALEKIKAAGGEAKILS from the coding sequence ATGAATCTTACTGATATAAAAGCGATACCTTTCTATAGAAAACGTAAAAAAAGAGTAGGTCGTGGTAGAGGTTCAGGCATAGGAAAAACCTCTGGCAGGGGTGGTAAGGGGGCAACAGCCAGATCTGGTAATGAAACAAAGATCCAATTTGAAGGGGGACAAACTCCTCTGTTCCGCCGTTTGCCAAAAAGAGGTTTCAATAATCCATTTAAAAAAAGATATGCAATAATCAATATAAAAGATATAGCACAGTTTGAAAAAGATACAGTTGTGGACTTCGGGAAGTTGAAAGATGCTGGGTTGATCAGGAAAGTTTTGGATGGTGTAAAGGTTTTGGGTGAGGGTGAAATAAAAAATCCTTTAACAGTTATTGCAAATAAATTTAGCAAAGTTGCTTTAGAAAAGATTAAGGCAGCAGGTGGAGAAGCAAAGATCTTATCATGA
- the map gene encoding type I methionyl aminopeptidase, which produces MRKSPREIELMRAAGRITADALRLVKEIAKQDVTTDYLNSELEKYIISQGGVPVFKGYRGFPKSICASINEEVVHGVPDQRKLRNGDILSVDVGVGYRKYIADAAITMPIGEISLEAKKLLDVCEKSLSLAIKITKANEKLSLISRTIQEYVEKNGFSVVRNYTGHGIGRCMHEDPQVPNFVSKSLLETDEILMPGVTIAIEPMICMGKCDTEVLSNKWTVVTKDRKLSAHFEHTIVVTEDGADILTK; this is translated from the coding sequence GTGAGGAAATCTCCTCGAGAAATTGAATTAATGAGGGCTGCCGGGAGAATTACTGCGGATGCGCTGAGGTTAGTTAAAGAGATCGCAAAGCAAGATGTGACAACAGATTATTTAAATTCTGAGCTTGAAAAATATATTATAAGCCAAGGTGGTGTACCGGTTTTTAAAGGTTACCGAGGATTTCCGAAGAGCATCTGCGCTTCGATAAACGAGGAAGTTGTGCATGGTGTACCGGATCAAAGGAAATTAAGAAATGGTGATATTCTTAGCGTAGATGTAGGGGTTGGTTATCGTAAATATATTGCAGATGCGGCAATTACGATGCCTATAGGAGAGATTAGTTTAGAGGCAAAAAAGCTTCTTGATGTATGTGAAAAGTCGCTTAGTTTAGCGATTAAAATCACAAAAGCAAATGAAAAGTTATCTTTAATTTCGAGAACAATACAAGAATATGTGGAAAAGAATGGTTTCTCTGTTGTGAGGAACTATACCGGTCATGGAATTGGCAGATGTATGCATGAGGATCCACAAGTACCTAATTTTGTGAGCAAATCATTACTAGAAACAGATGAAATTTTAATGCCTGGAGTAACTATCGCTATTGAACCTATGATATGTATGGGTAAGTGTGATACCGAGGTTTTAAGTAATAAATGGACAGTAGTAACTAAGGATAGAAAGCTATCTGCCCATTTTGAACATACGATCGTTGTAACTGAAGATGGGGCGGATATTCTAACAAAATAG